From the Bubalus kerabau isolate K-KA32 ecotype Philippines breed swamp buffalo chromosome 2, PCC_UOA_SB_1v2, whole genome shotgun sequence genome, one window contains:
- the CLDN23 gene encoding claudin-23: MRTPVVMTLGMVLAPCGLLLTLTSTLTPGWRLVKGFLNQPLDLVLYQGLWDMCREQSSRERQCGQPDDLGYFAAEPVRVARGLMVTSLAVTGLGLLLATLGVRCWRDEPHFVLAGLSGVVLFTAGLLSLIPVSWYNHFLADRTVLPAQPSPVTVQVGYSLVLGYLGSCLLLLGGFSLALSFAPWCAERCGSCRKAPSSSARRSSINTVYIDGPEPALTPAIKYYSDGQHRPRPDQLGAASQRKAGFPMPRPPPKAYSNPVDVLEGEKVTNSEPGSSSRSTRPCGSTLPCDSDV, encoded by the coding sequence ATGCGGACGCCGGTGGTGATGACGCTGGGCATGGTACTCGCGCCCTGTGGGCTGTTACTCACCCTGACCAGCACGCTGACGCCTGGCTGGAGGCTGGTGAAGGGCTTCCTTAACCAGCCGCTGGACCTGGTGCTGTACCAGGGCCTGTGGGACATGTGCCGCGAGCAGAGCAGTCGCGAGCGCCAGTGCGGCCAGCCGGACGACCTCGGCTACTTCGCCGCCGAGCCGGTGCGCGTGGCGCGGGGACTGATGGTCACGTCGCTGGCCGTCACgggcctggggctgctgctggcGACTCTCGGCGTGCGCTGCTGGAGGGACGAGCCCCACTTCGTGCTGGCCGGCCTCTCCGGCGTCGTGCTCTTCACCGCGGGCCTCTTGAGCCTCATCCCAGTCTCCTGGTACAACCACTTCTTGGCAGATCGCACCGTCCTGCCGGCCCAGCCCAGCCCGGTCACGGTGCAGGTCGGCTACAGCCTGGTGCTGGGCTACCTGGGcagctgcctgctgctgctgggcgGCTTCTCGCTGGCGCTCAGCTTCGCGCCCTGGTGCGCTGAGCGCTGTGGCAGCTGCCGCAAGGCGCCCTCCAGCAGCGCGCGCCGCAGCAGCATTAACACAGTGTACATCGACGGGCCAGAGCCCGCACTCACGCCGGCCATCAAGTACTATAGTGATGGCCAGCACCGGCCGCGGCCTGATCAGCTGGGCGCCGCCAGCCAGCGCAAGGCCGGCTTCCCGATGCCCCGGCCCCCACCCAAAGCCTACAGCAACCCGGTGGACGTGCTCGAAGGGGAGAAGGTTACAAACTCCGAACCCGGCTCGTCTTCCCGCAGCACTCGGCCCTGCGGCAGCACGCTGCCCTGCGACTCCGACGTGTAG